In one Nicotiana sylvestris chromosome 8, ASM39365v2, whole genome shotgun sequence genomic region, the following are encoded:
- the LOC138876113 gene encoding uncharacterized protein, with protein sequence MSAPWPFVAWGMDIIGPIELAASNGHRFLLIAIDYFTKWVEAKTFKSVTKKAVVDFVHSSIIYRFEIPKVIIMDNGANLNSKLMEEKDQEGRIAVRDLAVKDQSEGQNNLFDQFKAVGRSKEWQRENRLRQECHDEPPRF encoded by the exons atgtcagcaccatggcctttcgttgcttggggcatggatatcattggaccaattgagctagcagcatccaacgggcatagattCCTTCTgatagccattgattatttcaccaagtgggttgaggccaaaactttcaaatcggtgaccaagaaagcagtggtcgattttgttcactcaagtATCATCTATCGATTCgaaatcccaaaggtgatcatcatggataatggtgctaatcttaacagtaaattgatggaagag AAAGATCAGGAGGGGAGAATAGCAGTTAGGGAtcttgcagttaaggatcagtcagaaggtcaaaacaatcttTTCGATCAGTTCAAGGCAGTTGGACGAAGCAAAGAATGGCAAAGAGAAAATCGCCTCCGGCAAGAATGCCACGATGAACCACCACgtttttaa